The Danio rerio strain Tuebingen ecotype United States chromosome 10, GRCz12tu, whole genome shotgun sequence genome contains a region encoding:
- the atp8b5b gene encoding phospholipid-transporting ATPase ID produces the protein MGSLLSACGINVKKKKVEEERRLRANDREFNLSFKYANNAIKTSKYNVFTFLPLNLFEQFQRLANAYFVFLLILQLIPQISSLSWFTTVVPLLLVLSITLAKDLSDDITRHKNDKQVNNRKVEVLIDGELKTERWMNVQVGDIVKLENNEFVTADLLLLSSSEPLNLIYIETAELDGETNLKVKQALTLTGELCNDIQRLAAFKGEVRCEPPNNRLDKFTGTLVVGGETFALDNERILLRGCTLRNTEWCFGLVLFGGPDTKLMQNSGKSIFKRTSIDHLMNVLVLFIFGFLAFMCTILSIGNAIWEYQEGNSFIVFLPRADGANASLSAFLTFWSYVIILNTVVPISLYVSVEILRLGNSYFIDWDRKMYHVKSDTPAQARTTTLNEELGQIKYIFSDKTGTLTQNIMTFNRCSINGKSYGEVVDFAGQRVEVTEKTEKVDFSWNLLADPKFFFHDHKLVEAVKLGSPEVHAFFRLLALCHTVMPEEKTQGDLFYQAQSPDEGALVTAARNFGFVFRARTPETISVVEMGIETTYELLAVLDFNNVRKRMSVIVRNPEGKLMLYCKGADTIIYERLHPSCSKVMEVTTEHLNEYAGEGLRTLALAYKDLDEDKFAEWRRRHHEASIALEDREEKLDAIYEEIEKDLILIGASAVEDKLQDGVPQTIEQLAKADIKIWVLTGDKQETAENIGYSCNMLREEMTEIFIVAANTAEEVREELVNARKKMSPESGDEPPMEKSRFLGKKSQVVEDEKVDGEYGLVINGHSLAFALQKDMQVELLRTACMCQTVICCRVTPLQKAQVVELVKKHKKAVTLAIGDGANDVSMIKTAHIGVGISGQEGMQAVLSSDFSFAQFRYLQRLLLVHGRWSYLRMCTFLRYFFYKNFTFTFVHFWYAFFCGFSAQTVYDEWYITLYNLVYTALPVLGISLFDQDVNDRWSFQYPQLYAPGQMNQYFSKMAFAKILLHSCYSSLILFFVPWAAMWDTVRDDGKDIADYQSFALLAQTCLLIAVSVQLGLDTYYWTAVNHFFLWGSLSVYFAVTFTMYSNGMYLIFTSSFPFIGTARNSLNQPNVWLTIFLTTILCVLPVVAKRFLFIQFKPTINDKVRHKVKQAKAEPPPPPQRFPRRRISTRRSGYAFSHARGYGDLVTSGRFLRIPVKSRPALFSKNESPVADSTPQTYISIFEETQNP, from the exons ATGGGCTCACTGCTGTCTGCGTGTGGAATTAACGTGAAGAAAAAGAAAGTAGAAg AGGAGAGACGTTTGCGAGCTAATGACAGAGAATTTAACCTGTCGTTTAAATATGCA AACAATGCCATCAAGACCTCCAAGTACAACGTCTTCACCTTCCTCCCTCTCAATCTGTTTGAGCAGTTTCAGAGACTGGCCAACGCTTACTTCGTCTTTCTTCTCATTTTACAG CTGATTCCTCAGATCTCGTCTCTGTCCTGGTTTACTACTGTGGTTCCTCTGCTGCTGGTGTTGTCTATAACTCTAGCAAAAGATCTCTCTGATGACATT ACCAGACACAAGAATGACAAACAAGTCAACAACAGAAAAGTAGAAGTGCTCATTGATGGAGA GTTGAAGACTGAAAGATGGATGAATGTTCAAGTGGGTGACATTGTGAAGCTTGAAAACAATGAGTTTGTCACA GCTGATCTGTTGTTGCTGTCTAGCAGTGAACCTCTGAACCTCATCTACATTGAGACAGCTGAGCTGGACGG AGAAACAAACCTGAAGGTGAAACAGGCTCTGACGCTCACAGGAGAGCTGTGCAATGACATCCAGAGACTGGCAGCATTCAAGG GTGAGGTGCGTTGTGAGCCTCCAAACAATCGTCTGGATAAGTTCACAGGGACGCTGGTGGTGGGAGGAGAGACGTTTGCTCTGGACAATGAGAGAATTCTACTGAGAGGATGTACACTCAGAAACACAGAGTGGTGCTTCGGCCTGGTGCTGTTTGGAG GTCCAGACACAAAGCTTATGCAGAACTCTGGTAAATCCATCTTTAAGAGGACCAGCATTGATCATCTCATGAACGTCCTGGTGTTGTTT ATTTTTGGTTTTCTGGCCTTCATGTGCACCATCCTGTCTATCGGGAACGCCATCTGGGAATATCAGGAAGGCAATTCCTTCATTGTTTTTCTGCCCAGGGCTGATGGGGCAAATGCGTCTCTCTCAGCGTTTCTCACCTTTTGGTCTTACGTCATCATCCTTAACACTGTCGTGCCAATCTCTCTCTATGTCAG TGTGGAGATTCTTCGTTTGGGCAACAGCTACTTCATCGACTGGGACCGTAAAATGTACCATGTGAAGAGTGACACCCCAGCGCAGGCCAGGACGACCACACTGAACGAGGAGCTGGGTCAGATCAAATATATCTTCTCTGATAAGACAGGAACATTGACCCAGAACATCATGACCTTCAACAGGTGCTCCATCAATGGCAAATCATACG GTGAGGTTGTGGACTTTGCTGGACAAAGGGTTGAAGTCACTGAG AAGACAGAAAAGGTGGATTTCTCCTGGAATTTACTTGCTGACccaaagttttttttccatgaccATAAGCTGGTGGAAGCAGTGAAGTTGGGTTCTCCAGAGGTCCATGCCTTCTTCCGTCTGCTGGCGCTGTGCCACACGGTCATGCCTGAGGAGAAAACACAGG GAGATCTGTTTTATCAGGCCCAGTCTCCAGATGAGGGGGCTTTGGTCACTGCAGCGAGAAATTTTGGCTTTGTGTTTCGTGCTCGTACCCCAGAAACCATCTCAGTGGTGGAAATGGGTATAGAGACCACCTATGAGCTGCTTGCAGTGCTGGACTTCAACAACGTCCGCAAGAGGATGTCTGTTATCG TTCGTAATCCAGAGGGcaagctgatgctgtactgtaaAGGAGCTGACACAATTATCTACGAGAGGCTGCATCCATCATGTTCCAAAGTCATGGAGGTCACCACTGAACACCTCAAC GAATATGCTGGAGAGGGTCTGAGGACTTTGGCTCTGGCCTATAAAGACTTGGATGAAGACAAGTTTGCGGAATGGAGACGGCGCCACCATGAGGCCAGCATCGCACTGGAAGACCGTGAGGAAAAGCTAGATGCTATTTATGAAGAAATCGAGAAGGATTTGATA CTTATTGGTGCATCAGCTGTTGAAGATAAACTTCAAGATGGAGTGCCACAGACTATTGAGCAGCTCGCCAAAGCTGACATCAAGATTTGGGTGTTGACTGGAGACAAGCAAG AGACGGCTGAGAACATTGGGTATTCTTGTAATATGCTACGAGAGGAAATGACAGAAATCTTCATAGTGGCTGCCAACACAGCAGAGGAAGTGCGAGAGGAGCTTGT GAATGCCAGAAAAAAGATGTCCCCAGAATCAGGGGATGAGCCGCccatggagaagagcagatttCTAGGTAAAAAATCTCAGGTGGTGGAAGATGAGAAAGTTGATGGGGAATATGGACTGGTGATTAACGGCCACAGCCTG GCGTTCGCTCTGCAGAAGGATATGCAGGTGGAGCTGTTGCGGACGGCGTGTATGTGCCAAACGGTCATCTGCTGCAGGGTCACTCCACTCCAGAAAGCTCAAGTGGTGGAACTAGTCAAGAAACATAAGAAAGCTGTGACTCTCGCTATTGGAGATGGAGCCAATGATGTCAGCATGATCAAAA CTGCCCACATTGGTGTTGGCATTAGCGGGCAGGAGGGCATGCAGGCGGTTCTGTCCAGTGACTTCTCCTTCGCACAGTTTCGTTACCTCCAACGTCTCCTGTTGGTTCACGGCCGCTGGTCATATCTGCGCATGTGCACGTTTCTGCGCTACTTCTTCTACAAGAACTTCACCTTCACCTTTGTCCACTTCTGGTACGCCTTCTTCTGTGGCTTCTCTGCACAG ACTGTCTATGATGAGTGGTACATTACGCTCTATAACTTGGTGTATACGGCCTTACCAGTCCTTGGCATCAGTCTCTTTGATCAG GATGTGAACGATCGCTGGAGTTTCCAGTATCCTCAGCTGTATGCACCGGGTCAGATGAACCAGTATTTCAGTAAGATGGCTTTTGCTAAGATCCTGCTGCACAGCTGCTACAGTTCACTCATCCTCTTCTTCGTCCCATGGGCTGCCATGTGGGACACCGTCAGAGATGATGGGAAAGACATTGCGGATTATCAATCCTTCGCCCTGCTGGCACAGACCTGCCTGCTCATAGCCGTTAGTGTGCAG CTGGGTTTGGACACATACTACTGGACAGCAGTGAATCATTTTTTCCTGTGGGGAAGTCTGTCTGTGTATTTTGCCGTCACCTTCACCATGTACAGCAACGGCATGTACTTGATCTTCACCTCTTCTTTTCCTTTCATTG GCACTGCAAGAAACTCCCTGAACCAGCCAAACGTGTGGCTCACCATCTTCCTGACCACCATATTGTGTGTTCTGCCCGTGGTGGCCAAACGTTTCCTCTTCATACAATTCAAGCCCACCATCAATGACAAG GTGCGTCATAAGGTCAAACAGGCTAAAGCTGAGCCTCCGCCACCGCCTCAGAGATTCCCTCGCAGGAGAATTAGCACACGGCGATCTGGTTATGCTTTCTCTCACGCCCGCGGTTATGGAGACCTGGTCACCTCTGGACGCTTCCTGCGGATCCCGGTTAAAAGTAGACCAGCTCTTTTCTCTAAAAATGAGTCTCCGGTGGCTGACAGCACACCACAGACATACATAAGCATCTTCGAGGAGACGCAGAACCCCTAA